In the genome of Candidatus Amarolinea dominans, one region contains:
- the ilvB gene encoding biosynthetic-type acetolactate synthase large subunit: MKLSGAQMVWEIMMREGVDVVFGYPGGANLPIYDAMVQYPVRHVLVRHEQCAAHMADGYARATGKVGVCMATSGPAATNLVTGLATALLDSIPLVAVTGQVPTTLLGGDAFQETDVTGVTQPVTKHNYLVTDVRELPRVMREAFYIAREGRPGPVLVDICKDVQNAKHEFEYPEKIFLPSMTRTRRPAPQAIGQAAEIINRARRPLILAGHGVQIGGAEAQLMELIEKAEIPVVTTLLGIGSIKETNPLALGMGGMHGEAATNLAVQQCDVLIAIGMRFDDRVTGRLDKFARQAKIIHFELDPAEVGKNVKPDVTVLGDCKETLTELLPHIEPARHPDWLQTIKHWQDETHQRDIVQAEVDELIPPYVMRALWHATKGNTFVVSDVGQHQMWEAQYFVHERPRQLITSGGLGTMGFSLPAAMGAKVAFPEQLVWAVVGDGGFQMTMQELGTIVQENIPIKIAIINNGFLGMVRQWQQFFYEKRYSATPIFSPDYVQLAAAYGIPARMVDRKEDVAAAFAEANAHDGPFLIEFRVKEEVNVYPMVAPGSAVDEMIRRPMAIVQEYSGVQPSW, from the coding sequence ATGAAACTGAGCGGTGCCCAGATGGTGTGGGAAATCATGATGCGCGAGGGGGTGGATGTTGTCTTTGGTTATCCAGGCGGCGCCAATCTGCCCATTTACGATGCCATGGTGCAGTACCCTGTGCGGCATGTCCTCGTGCGCCACGAACAGTGTGCAGCGCACATGGCCGATGGTTACGCGCGCGCCACGGGCAAGGTAGGCGTCTGCATGGCCACCTCCGGCCCCGCGGCTACCAACCTCGTGACAGGGCTTGCCACCGCGCTGCTCGATTCGATCCCGCTTGTGGCGGTGACCGGTCAGGTGCCGACCACCCTGCTCGGCGGCGATGCCTTTCAGGAGACCGATGTGACCGGCGTCACCCAGCCTGTCACCAAGCACAACTACCTGGTGACCGACGTGCGCGAACTGCCGCGTGTGATGCGCGAGGCGTTTTACATCGCGCGGGAGGGACGACCCGGCCCGGTGCTGGTGGACATCTGCAAAGATGTGCAGAATGCTAAGCATGAGTTCGAATACCCGGAGAAGATTTTCCTGCCGAGTATGACCCGCACACGCCGACCCGCGCCGCAGGCGATCGGCCAGGCGGCTGAAATCATCAATCGCGCCAGGCGCCCGCTGATCCTGGCCGGCCACGGCGTGCAAATCGGCGGCGCGGAGGCGCAGTTGATGGAACTGATCGAGAAGGCTGAAATCCCCGTGGTCACCACCCTCTTGGGCATCGGCAGCATCAAGGAGACGAACCCGCTGGCCCTGGGCATGGGCGGAATGCATGGCGAGGCGGCCACCAACCTGGCGGTGCAGCAGTGCGATGTGCTGATTGCCATCGGCATGCGCTTCGATGACCGCGTCACCGGCCGCCTGGACAAATTTGCCCGCCAGGCCAAGATCATTCACTTCGAGCTGGACCCGGCCGAGGTCGGCAAGAACGTCAAGCCGGACGTGACCGTGCTGGGCGATTGCAAGGAGACGCTGACCGAGCTGCTGCCGCACATCGAGCCGGCGCGTCACCCGGACTGGCTGCAGACGATCAAACACTGGCAGGATGAAACCCATCAGCGCGACATCGTGCAGGCCGAGGTGGATGAATTGATCCCACCCTATGTCATGCGCGCACTGTGGCACGCCACCAAGGGCAATACCTTCGTGGTTTCTGATGTCGGCCAGCATCAGATGTGGGAGGCGCAGTATTTCGTGCATGAGCGCCCGCGCCAGCTCATCACCTCCGGCGGCCTGGGCACCATGGGCTTCTCACTGCCCGCGGCCATGGGCGCCAAGGTTGCCTTTCCTGAGCAGTTGGTGTGGGCCGTGGTCGGCGATGGCGGTTTCCAGATGACGATGCAGGAACTGGGCACTATCGTCCAGGAAAACATCCCGATCAAGATCGCCATCATCAACAACGGCTTTCTGGGCATGGTGCGCCAATGGCAGCAGTTCTTCTACGAGAAGCGCTACTCCGCCACGCCGATCTTCAGCCCGGACTACGTTCAACTGGCCGCGGCCTACGGCATCCCCGCCCGCATGGTGGATCGCAAGGAAGATGTGGCCGCGGCCTTTGCCGAAGCCAATGCGCATGACGGCCCCTTCCTGATCGAATTCCGTGTCAAAGAAGAGGTCAATGTCTATCCCATGGTCGCGCCAGGCTCAGCCGTGGACGAGATGATCCGGCGCCCGATGGCGATTGTGCAGGAGTACAGCGGGGTGCAGCCGAGCTGGTGA
- a CDS encoding choice-of-anchor J domain-containing protein yields the protein MRSFCMARSPGFRLLLALVLCSLLLPVAHAAPVVPPHSDGFTNPIVARVYYDDAAQIKQLADFDLFEYNNTTEKYVLVAVDQDEYAAIERLGFRLQVDELETANFNRKPEISPDQVNGIPGYPCYRTVEETFATAQSIVTNYPQLASFVDAGNSWQKSAGLGGYDMNVLVLTNSAVPGPKPKLFITSAIHAREYTTAELATRFAEYLVTNYNVDPDVTWILDYHEVHLMLHTNPDGRKQAETGLSWRKNTNQNYCGATSTSRGADLNRNFNFQWGCCGGSSSSQCSETYRGPSAASEPETQAAQAYMRAIFPDQRGPLLTDPAPPDATGVYVDIHSYSQLVLWPWGFTSTVAPNGPALQTLGRKFAYFNSYLPEQAIGLYATDGTTDDFSYGDLGIASYTFELGTSFFQDCSTFENTILPTNMPALIYAAKASRTPYMTAAGPDALGVAAAPVTVTTGDPVNLSATLNDTRFNNSNGSEPTQAVAAAEYYIDTPPWQAGAVAYPMSPADGTFNSTIENAVATINTSGLNSGRHTIFVRGKDAANNWGAVSAVFLTLSVFSATPVSQAICTPANADYTINVGYAGAVTFSALGHPLGATATFAPNPVAGPGSTTLTIGNTGSAATGNYTIGVTGLYNGGSQTSNVLLNVANAAPPAPILVSPANNATNVASQPTFTWNAASQAATYSIQVAQDAGFTNIVASATGLTGVSYTPSVTLFTSTRYYWRVWADNACGVSAYSTIFTFTTVAAPGDCGPGLVPSTLLSEDFETGPNGWTLGSGGSGNTWALWGTRVHSGLQAFHATDPATSSDQRLVSPSIALPSGQNPLSLQFWNYQSFEPRSGGCYDGGILEISTNAGSTWTQITSGLLTDPYNGPIGSGNPLGTVNAWCGDPQDWLNSIVDLNPYAGQTVKFRFRLGSDTSVGRPDGWNLDDVVVRSCQVETACYWADPDCSCQEGGATGIDVVDIAFTANAWNLYQTTGAYTRAADVDCRASGGCDQVNDIRDVQAVASMWGTACPE from the coding sequence ATGAGGAGTTTTTGCATGGCACGCTCACCTGGCTTTCGTCTTCTGCTCGCGCTCGTCCTTTGTTCCCTGCTCTTACCGGTTGCCCACGCGGCCCCGGTCGTCCCTCCCCACAGCGATGGATTCACCAATCCCATTGTCGCCCGCGTCTATTATGACGATGCGGCCCAGATCAAACAACTGGCCGATTTCGATCTCTTCGAATACAACAACACGACAGAGAAATATGTCCTGGTCGCGGTGGATCAGGACGAATACGCGGCGATCGAACGCCTGGGCTTTCGCCTGCAGGTTGACGAGCTGGAAACCGCCAACTTCAACCGTAAGCCTGAAATTTCGCCCGACCAAGTCAACGGCATTCCGGGCTACCCCTGCTACCGCACTGTCGAAGAGACCTTCGCCACCGCGCAGAGCATCGTGACGAACTATCCGCAGTTGGCTTCGTTCGTTGATGCCGGCAACTCATGGCAAAAGAGCGCCGGCCTGGGCGGTTACGACATGAACGTCCTGGTTCTAACCAACTCGGCTGTGCCTGGCCCCAAGCCCAAGCTCTTCATCACCTCAGCCATTCATGCGCGCGAGTACACCACGGCCGAACTGGCAACACGTTTCGCCGAGTACCTGGTGACCAACTACAACGTAGATCCCGATGTCACCTGGATCCTGGACTACCACGAAGTGCATCTGATGCTGCACACCAACCCCGATGGCCGCAAGCAGGCGGAGACGGGCCTCTCGTGGCGCAAGAACACCAATCAGAACTATTGCGGCGCCACCAGCACGAGTCGCGGCGCCGATCTCAACCGCAATTTCAACTTTCAATGGGGATGCTGCGGCGGCTCCAGCAGCAGCCAGTGCAGCGAGACCTACCGCGGCCCCAGCGCAGCCTCGGAACCTGAAACTCAAGCCGCGCAAGCCTACATGCGCGCCATCTTCCCCGATCAACGCGGCCCCCTCCTCACCGATCCGGCGCCGCCGGACGCCACCGGCGTCTACGTGGACATTCACAGTTACAGCCAACTGGTCCTGTGGCCGTGGGGCTTCACCAGCACCGTCGCGCCCAATGGCCCGGCCCTGCAAACCCTGGGCCGCAAGTTCGCCTACTTCAACAGCTATTTGCCTGAGCAGGCCATCGGTCTCTATGCCACCGATGGCACCACCGACGATTTTAGCTACGGCGACCTGGGCATCGCATCGTACACCTTCGAGTTGGGAACCTCTTTCTTCCAGGACTGCTCCACCTTCGAAAACACGATCCTGCCCACCAACATGCCGGCGCTGATCTACGCGGCCAAGGCCTCGCGCACTCCGTACATGACGGCCGCCGGACCTGATGCCCTCGGTGTGGCGGCTGCCCCTGTCACCGTCACCACCGGCGACCCGGTCAACCTGTCCGCGACCCTCAACGATACCCGCTTCAACAACAGCAACGGCAGCGAACCGACACAGGCCGTTGCCGCGGCCGAGTACTACATTGACACACCGCCCTGGCAGGCGGGCGCAGTAGCCTATCCCATGTCGCCCGCCGATGGCACGTTCAACAGCACGATTGAAAACGCCGTAGCCACGATCAACACCAGCGGCCTCAACAGCGGTCGCCACACCATCTTCGTGCGCGGCAAGGACGCCGCCAACAACTGGGGCGCGGTAAGCGCTGTCTTCCTTACGCTCTCGGTGTTCAGCGCCACGCCCGTCTCGCAGGCCATCTGCACGCCGGCCAATGCGGACTACACCATCAACGTCGGCTATGCCGGCGCCGTGACCTTCAGCGCCCTCGGCCACCCGCTCGGCGCCACGGCCACCTTCGCCCCCAACCCCGTGGCCGGACCGGGCAGCACCACCTTGACCATTGGCAACACCGGCAGCGCTGCGACGGGCAATTACACCATTGGCGTTACCGGCTTGTATAACGGCGGCTCGCAAACCAGCAACGTGCTGCTCAACGTGGCGAATGCCGCGCCTCCCGCGCCCATCCTGGTCAGTCCTGCGAACAACGCCACCAACGTGGCGAGCCAGCCAACCTTCACCTGGAATGCAGCGTCGCAGGCTGCAACCTACAGCATCCAGGTAGCACAAGACGCCGGTTTCACGAACATCGTCGCCTCAGCCACCGGCCTGACCGGCGTCAGCTACACCCCATCGGTCACACTGTTCACCAGTACACGCTATTACTGGCGCGTTTGGGCTGACAACGCCTGCGGAGTCAGCGCCTACTCGACCATCTTCACTTTCACCACCGTGGCCGCGCCCGGCGACTGCGGCCCTGGCCTTGTACCCAGCACGCTCCTCAGTGAAGATTTCGAGACCGGCCCCAACGGTTGGACGCTCGGTTCCGGCGGCAGCGGCAACACCTGGGCACTGTGGGGCACGCGCGTGCATAGCGGCCTGCAAGCCTTCCATGCCACCGATCCGGCTACCAGCAGCGACCAGCGCCTGGTTTCGCCGTCCATCGCCCTGCCCAGTGGACAAAATCCGCTGAGCCTCCAATTCTGGAACTACCAGTCGTTCGAACCGCGCTCCGGCGGCTGCTACGACGGCGGCATCCTGGAAATCTCCACCAACGCCGGCAGCACCTGGACGCAGATCACCAGCGGCCTGTTGACAGATCCCTACAACGGCCCGATCGGCAGCGGCAATCCCCTGGGCACAGTCAACGCCTGGTGCGGCGATCCGCAGGACTGGCTCAATTCGATCGTAGACCTCAATCCCTACGCCGGGCAAACCGTCAAGTTCCGCTTCCGTCTCGGCTCTGACACCAGCGTCGGTCGCCCGGACGGCTGGAACCTGGACGATGTCGTGGTCAGGTCGTGCCAGGTCGAAACCGCCTGCTACTGGGCCGATCCCGACTGTTCATGCCAGGAGGGCGGCGCCACCGGCATTGATGTGGTGGACATCGCCTTTACAGCCAACGCCTGGAACCTGTATCAGACCACCGGCGCCTACACGCGTGCGGCCGATGTGGACTGTCGCGCCAGCGGCGGCTGCGATCAAGTCAACGACATTCGCGACGTGCAGGCCGTCGCCTCCATGTGGGGCACCGCGTGCCCGGAGTAA
- the ilvC gene encoding ketol-acid reductoisomerase, which translates to MAKIFYDADADLGRLAGRKIAVIGYGSQGHAHALNLRDSGCDVRVGLYAGSKSWAQAEAHGLTVRTVGDACAEADMIMILLPDTTQARVYRESIEQALAPGKTLMFAHGFNIRFSQIQPPDFVDVSMVAPKAPGHRVREVFEEGGGTPCLVAVQQDASGHALADALAYAKAIGGTRAGVILTTFAEETETDLFGEQAVLCGGVSALVKAGFDTLVGAGYQPEVAYFECLHELKLIVDLFYRGGLSFMRYSVSDTAEHGDYSAGPKIITDQTRAAMQQILADIQSGAYAEEWIEENAMGRPWFNAVRARERDSQLEQVGRDLRRMMPWINPREVVPGQGGA; encoded by the coding sequence ATGGCGAAGATTTTCTACGATGCCGATGCCGACCTGGGCCGGCTGGCGGGCCGCAAAATTGCGGTGATCGGTTATGGCAGCCAGGGCCATGCCCATGCGCTGAATCTGCGGGATAGCGGCTGTGATGTGCGGGTGGGGCTGTACGCCGGCAGCAAGAGCTGGGCGCAGGCCGAGGCCCATGGCCTGACCGTGCGCACCGTGGGCGATGCCTGCGCCGAGGCAGACATGATCATGATCCTGCTGCCCGACACGACGCAGGCCCGTGTTTATCGGGAGAGTATCGAGCAGGCTCTGGCGCCTGGCAAGACACTGATGTTCGCGCATGGTTTCAACATTCGCTTCAGTCAGATTCAGCCGCCCGATTTTGTAGATGTCAGCATGGTGGCGCCCAAAGCGCCTGGCCATCGCGTGCGCGAGGTCTTCGAAGAGGGCGGCGGCACCCCGTGTTTGGTGGCCGTGCAGCAAGATGCCAGCGGACATGCCCTGGCCGACGCCCTCGCCTACGCCAAGGCCATCGGCGGCACGCGCGCCGGCGTGATCCTGACCACCTTTGCCGAGGAGACGGAAACCGACCTGTTCGGCGAACAAGCCGTGCTCTGCGGCGGGGTCAGCGCGCTCGTCAAGGCCGGCTTTGACACCCTGGTTGGCGCCGGTTATCAGCCAGAAGTGGCCTATTTCGAGTGCCTGCACGAGCTGAAACTGATCGTGGACCTCTTCTATCGCGGCGGCCTGAGCTTCATGCGCTACTCGGTCTCTGATACGGCCGAACACGGCGATTACAGCGCCGGGCCGAAGATCATCACGGACCAAACCCGCGCCGCCATGCAGCAGATCCTGGCCGACATCCAGTCCGGCGCTTACGCCGAAGAGTGGATCGAAGAGAATGCGATGGGCCGTCCCTGGTTCAACGCCGTGCGCGCACGCGAGCGCGACAGCCAGTTGGAACAGGTGGGCCGCGATCTGCGCCGCATGATGCCGTGGATCAACCCACGCGAGGTCGTGCCCGGCCAGGGCGGGGCGTGA
- the ilvN gene encoding acetolactate synthase small subunit → MKHTLVAWMEDTPGVLNRVTGMFRRRNFNIESLAVGHSETQGISRMTFVVDGDERMVDQAVKQLEKVINIYRVENISQAPAVIRELVLVRVRAEGATRSEIVQLTDIFRAHIVDVALDSIVVEMTGPESRINSFLDLMRNFGIQEMVRTGRVAMSRGLNSVTRETEVTPGWRHTNGHAPQ, encoded by the coding sequence ATGAAACACACATTGGTTGCGTGGATGGAAGATACGCCGGGCGTGCTCAACAGGGTCACCGGCATGTTTCGCCGGCGTAATTTCAACATCGAGAGCCTGGCGGTGGGCCACAGCGAGACGCAGGGCATCTCGCGCATGACTTTCGTGGTAGACGGCGATGAGCGCATGGTGGATCAGGCGGTCAAGCAGCTCGAGAAGGTCATCAACATCTACCGGGTGGAGAATATCAGCCAGGCGCCGGCCGTCATTCGTGAACTGGTGCTGGTGCGCGTGCGCGCCGAGGGCGCGACGCGTTCCGAGATCGTGCAGTTGACCGATATCTTCCGCGCCCACATCGTGGACGTGGCCCTCGATTCGATCGTGGTGGAGATGACCGGCCCCGAAAGCCGCATCAACAGCTTTTTGGACTTGATGCGCAATTTTGGCATCCAGGAGATGGTGCGCACCGGTCGTGTGGCGATGTCCCGCGGCCTCAACAGCGTCACGCGCGAAACGGAAGTCACACCGGGCTGGCGCCACACCAACGGCCACGCGCCGCAGTAG
- a CDS encoding 2-isopropylmalate synthase — MKPAVGNDQIERDVILFFDTTLRDGEQSPGATLNTQEKLEIARQLARLGVDIIEAGFPAASPGDLDAVRQVAQTVGVEARLDKFGQMAPPPIIAGLARASQHDINAAWEAVRHAQRPRIHTFLATSPIHMEFKLKLTPEEVMAKVHEMVSYACSLCPDVEFSPEDAGRSDPHFLYKVLTVAIAAGASTINIPDTVGYTTPAEYGQLIRDIRAHTPGARQVVVSCHCHNDLGLATANTLAGIENGARQVEVTVNGIGERAGNTSLEEIAMALYTRRQVFEVDTNIVTQEIHRSSDMVSRYTGMVVQPNKAIVGANAFAHEAGIHQDGMLKHKRTYEIMDADMIGLSRSRLVLGKHSGRHAFRLKLEEMGYHLSDEDLGEVFFRFKDLADKKKTVTDNDIQALVADELYQPPETWVIENVQVQCGTGLIPTAVVRLRNAQGGFVRTEAGFGTGPVDAIYQSINHIVDVPNKLVEFSIQAIDEGLDAVADVTLRIEAPEPVGAGESAQGGAGRRIFSGRGVDTDIVVASARAYIQSLNKLLAAREERASDVAV, encoded by the coding sequence ATGAAACCTGCTGTAGGAAACGATCAAATCGAACGGGATGTCATTCTGTTCTTCGATACGACGCTGCGCGATGGCGAGCAGTCGCCGGGCGCGACGCTCAATACGCAGGAGAAGCTGGAGATTGCACGCCAGCTCGCCCGTCTCGGTGTGGATATCATCGAGGCGGGATTTCCGGCGGCCTCGCCAGGCGACCTGGACGCGGTGCGTCAGGTTGCGCAGACCGTGGGCGTCGAAGCACGGCTGGACAAGTTCGGCCAGATGGCGCCGCCGCCGATCATCGCCGGGCTGGCGCGCGCCAGCCAGCACGACATCAACGCAGCCTGGGAAGCCGTGCGCCATGCCCAGCGGCCCCGCATCCACACTTTCCTGGCTACCTCACCCATCCACATGGAGTTCAAGCTCAAACTGACGCCTGAGGAGGTGATGGCAAAGGTGCATGAGATGGTTTCCTATGCCTGCAGCCTCTGCCCGGATGTTGAATTCAGCCCGGAAGACGCCGGCCGCTCCGACCCCCACTTCTTGTACAAGGTGCTTACCGTCGCCATCGCCGCCGGCGCATCCACCATCAACATCCCGGACACCGTGGGCTACACAACGCCGGCCGAGTATGGTCAACTGATTCGTGACATTCGTGCGCACACGCCAGGCGCCCGCCAGGTGGTCGTCTCCTGCCACTGCCACAATGACCTGGGCCTTGCCACCGCCAACACCCTCGCCGGCATCGAAAACGGCGCGCGCCAGGTCGAAGTGACGGTCAATGGCATTGGCGAGCGCGCCGGCAACACCTCGCTGGAAGAAATCGCCATGGCGCTCTACACCCGGCGCCAGGTCTTCGAAGTGGACACGAACATCGTCACCCAGGAAATCCACCGCTCTTCCGACATGGTCAGTCGTTACACGGGCATGGTCGTGCAGCCCAACAAAGCCATCGTCGGCGCCAATGCCTTCGCCCATGAGGCCGGCATTCACCAGGACGGCATGCTCAAGCACAAGCGCACCTACGAAATCATGGACGCCGACATGATTGGCCTCAGCCGCAGCCGCCTCGTCCTGGGCAAACACTCCGGCCGCCACGCCTTTCGCCTCAAACTCGAAGAAATGGGCTATCATCTCAGCGACGAGGACTTGGGCGAGGTCTTCTTCCGCTTCAAGGACCTGGCCGACAAGAAGAAGACCGTGACCGACAATGACATTCAGGCGCTTGTGGCCGACGAGCTCTACCAGCCGCCGGAGACCTGGGTCATCGAGAACGTCCAGGTCCAGTGTGGAACCGGCCTGATTCCCACAGCCGTCGTGCGTCTGCGCAACGCCCAGGGCGGCTTCGTGCGCACCGAGGCCGGCTTCGGCACCGGCCCGGTGGACGCCATCTACCAGAGTATCAACCATATCGTGGATGTGCCCAACAAACTGGTCGAGTTCAGTATTCAGGCTATTGATGAAGGTCTGGATGCCGTCGCTGACGTCACCCTGCGCATCGAGGCGCCGGAGCCGGTAGGCGCTGGCGAGTCCGCGCAGGGAGGGGCAGGGCGCCGTATCTTCAGCGGCCGCGGGGTGGACACCGATATCGTCGTCGCCAGTGCGCGGGCCTACATTCAGTCGCTGAACAAGCTGCTGGCCGCGCGCGAAGAACGTGCGTCGGACGTGGCGGTCTAG